A genomic segment from uncultured Desulfuromonas sp. encodes:
- the rnpA gene encoding ribonuclease P protein component: MFIKEQAEFSHCYKCGFKIYTRFFILFIVKTDSPARFGFTVSKKVGGAVVRNRIKRLLREFVRNNQNDFFLADIVIVAKRNSACFLKNKYSELADDLSSQIML, encoded by the coding sequence GTGTTTATAAAAGAACAAGCTGAATTTTCGCATTGTTATAAATGTGGTTTTAAAATTTATACGCGTTTTTTTATTTTGTTTATTGTTAAAACAGACAGCCCTGCCAGATTTGGTTTTACAGTGAGTAAAAAAGTTGGTGGGGCTGTCGTGCGTAATCGTATTAAACGTTTATTGAGAGAATTTGTCAGAAATAATCAGAATGATTTTTTTTTGGCAGATATCGTTATTGTTGCTAAACGCAATTCGGCCTGTTTTTTAAAAAATAAATACAGTGAACTTGCTGATGATCTTTCATCTCAGATAATGTTATGA